GAAGGTCACTAGTTCGAGTCTGGTCCCCGCTACTAAAAGGAAGAGCCGGTTGCAATGATCGGTTCTTTTAAAGAAACTTAAAATACATTGCGGGGTGGAGCAGTTGGTAGCTCGTCGGGCTCATAACCCGAAGGTCACTAGTTCGAGTCTGGTCCCCGCTACTAAACGAAAAAGCTGAGATGAATATCTTGGCTTTTTTTATGCGCTACTAATCTATTTTAGCCATGGTATATCATCCAGGATAGGCGCACTTTCCTTTCATCTAATTTCCCATTGTTTGGTTGTCCACATTTATTTAAAGATCAATTTTTGATACAGCTTTATGCTTCTTCTTCGTGCACGTGTGATAGGTTGTATAATGCGTGTTTATGCAATCGTTTGTCCAATTGGCGCAATCGATTTCGTTGTTTGTAAATTTTGATATCCTACCATCTTACTTTAGTTTTAGCATTCATGTACCTAAATTTTGATTAGTAAGCTAATCAATTTTTAAACTAACTATAAAATATTATGATTTCAAAGATTCTTGAAAATCACAAGTTGAGTCTGTTATCAATAGCTTTACTCCTATCAAGTTCGCACAACTTGGCAAATGCTAATGATCTTCCAGTTGCGGGCCAAAATGTATTGTTGCATGGCGCTGTTTATCAACAAAAAGTGAATGGAAAAGTGCAGTCGACGGACGGCCCATTGGCTGGAGCAACCATTAGCGTTAAGGGGAGCGGTAAATCGACATCGGCAGGAGCAGATGGACGTTTTACAATAGATGCTAAAAATGGTGATGTACTGGTCATTACGAGTGTGGGGTATAAAGCACAAGAAGTGATAGTGACAGGACCGGTTGTTAACATCAATATGGAGTCCAATAGTGAAGCACTCCAAGAAGTTGTCATTGTTGGTTATGGAACACAACAGAAAAAAGAAAGTTTGACTGGCGCTCTTCAGGCGGTTAAAGGAAACAAATTACGTGATGTCACTACGCCATCGGTTGAAAACATGCTGAATGGTAAAGCTGCCGGGGTATATGTTGCCCCAGGAGCTGGTAAACCAGGGTCAAATGGCGGTGTTGTGATTCGTGGTCAGGCAACCCTAAGCGGTACGACGAGTCCGTTGTGGGTTATTGACGGTGTTATCGTTGGCTCAAGCCCAGGTGATATCAATCCAGATGACATTGAATCATTGACTATACTAAAAGATGCTGCCTCAACATCTATTTATGGTTCTCAAGGTGCAAATGGTGTTGTTGTCGTTACAACAAAAAATCCTTCGGCTTCCAAAACAAGCATTAGCTTTTCTACAAAAATGGGTATCAACCAACTTTCCAATGGACACATGGAAATGATGGACGGGGCTGAACTTTATGACTACTTTGCTTCATTTTCGAATCCCGCTGATATCAAATTCCCACGTTGGAATTCGGACTTGCGCAATAGCAATTTTGAGTGGTGGAAGCTGGCAACGAAGACCGGATTTGTCCAAAACCACAATTTATCCATTCAGGGAGGAAATGATAAACTACAGTCTTATTTGTCTTTAGGGTACTACAACGAAGCCGGTGCTGTAAAAGGGTATGATTACGATCGTTATAACTTTAGATTACGTACCAACTATAAGCCTTTTGACTGGTTGACCATCAAGCCATCTATTGCCGGTTCGAGACGTGCGGTAGATGATCGTCAATATGATGTCAATGCCATGTATGGAAACCTACCTTGGGATAGTCCATACGATGCAAATGGAAATTTAGTGCCACACCGTTATAGTGGCTGGGTCAATAATGCAAGCACGAATTACTTGTATGACTTGCAATGGAATCATAGTGCCAATACCAATTATGAATTTATGGGTAACTTAGATTTCGATGTCAAATTAACGGATTGGTTGACCTTCTCTTCTGTCAACAATTATCGCTACAATACGTATTCTGACAGTGGTTATCAAGATCCGCGATCAAACAGCGGTGAAAGTGTAATTGGGCGTGTGACGGATTACCGCATGGAGTTTGCGCGTCGTTATACCAACCAAATCTTGCGTTTCAACAAGACCTGGGATAAACATAGTCTGAATGGATTGGCTGCATACGAATTTAACGACTACTGGACAAAAACTTTAGATGCTTACGGAACGGGTATTGTCAATGGTTTCGAGGTATTGGATGTTGTTGCAAAGCCAGAACGTACGAAAGGCGGAATTTCCGAATGGGCAGTACAGTCATTCTTGTCGAATGCAAACTATGCATACGATAATAAATATCTGGCACAGGTGTCGTTCCGTCGAGATGGAGCATCCAATTTTGGTACCAATGCAAAATATGGAAACTTCTTTTCCGTTAGTGGTGGCTGGAATATCAATAAGGAAGAGTGGTTCAAGGCTGATTGGGTAGATAATTTGAAACTGCGGGCGGCTTATGGATCGGTGGGTAATAGACCAAGTTCATTATATCCGCAATATAGTCTTTACTCGGTGTCTGCATCATCAAGTTACAATGGTATACCAGGGGCATTAATTAGCCAAATCGGTAATAAAGATCTGACTTGGGAAAAAACCTACACAACTGGTTTTGGGGTTGATGCATCCTTGTTTAAGAATAGATTGCGATTCAATGTTGATTATTATGACAAGAAGACTGATAATGTACTTTATCAAGTGCCAATCAGCGGTCTGACCGGTGTCACTTCTATCTGGAAAAATATTGGTAAGATGCAAAACCGGGGGATTGAATTGACCATTGGTGGCGACATCGTTCGAAATGACAATGTACATTGGAGCTTGGATGTTAATTTGAGTCATAATATGAATAAATTGACCGAGCTATTTGCGACAAAAGATGCCAATGGTAATCTAGTTTCAAAACCAATTATCGCCGGTGACGGATCGGGTATCGCTGGATCAGCGCAACGTCTGCTTCAACCTGGTTTTCCGGTAGATACCTATTACTTAAAAGAGTGGGCTGGTGTTAACGTAGATAATGGTTTGCCAATGTGGTATCGATACGAGACAGATGCCAATGGCAATGAAACAAGGACAACGACGTCGAACTATTCCAATGCAACCTTCCGTAATGTAGGAAAAGGAAATCCGGATCTTTTCGGCGGTTTCAGTACGGCTTTAAGTTATAAGCAGTTTGATCTAAATGCCGTGTTCGGTTTCTCCTTGGGCGGTAAATTATATAATTACTCGCGTCAGGAATTTGATTCGGATGGAACCTATACGGATCGTAACCAGATGAAGTTACAGGATGGTTGGAGCCGTTGGGAAAAACCTGGCGATGTTGCCACTCACCCGATTGCAAGATACGATAACCAAGATAAAGGTAATTCACCGTCAACACGCTTCTTGGAAAGTAACAATTTCTTAAAAATGAGATCCTTGACTTTGGGTTACAACTTCGATCTGAAAAAGTATAACATCAAAAATTTACGTGTATTCTTAGCTGGAGAGAATTTGTTTACGATTACAAACTACTCGGGTGTTGATCCGGAGCTTCCATTGACTGAACCAGATGGTAAAGGCGGGGGTGGTCAAATGATCAGATCTACAGGCGTTTCTGTATATCCAATGGTTCGTAAATACATGTTCGGCGCAAGTGTGACATTTTAATTTTAACGTTTAGAAAATCAATAATGAAAAAGATATTAATCGGACTTTTGATCGCATCGGCAGTATCCTCCTGCGATATCGATCGTCTTCCTTATACTTCGATGGACGAAGAGAATATTGTGAGTAATCCTGATGCCATGGTAACAGGTACTTATGCACAGTTAAAAGCTTGGTCCGACCCAATGCACCGTCTTGGTGAATACGCTGGTGATAATATGATGATCCGCGGGTCATCGACAGACGCGTTTTACGAATTTATCTCCTATGCGAGAACACCTAATAATTACCGTTTGCAGAACTTCTGGGATAGCGGTTATAAAGCTATCGCGCAATCTTCGAACGTCATTAAGATGTTTGCTGAAGGTCAGAGTCCAGAAATGGACAATAAAATAGGTGAATGTTATTACATCCGTGGAATGATGTATTTTTACCTTTGTCGCGCATTCGGGAAGCCTTACTACCAAAGTCCCGAGACAAACTTGGGTGTTCCAATTGTCAACGGTACACCTGAAGATGTATTCAATGATTTGAACTTACCGGACCGTGCGTCTGTAAAAGATACTTACGCGCAAGCAATCAGTGATCTGAAGAAAGCAGAAGCTTTAATGACACTTGATAAAGGGGCAGCATATGCGTCTAAGGGTGCAGCGCAAGCGATGCTTTCCCGTATATATCTGTATATGAGTGGTACGTATAAGAATCCAAATGCGGAATATGCGCGTCTTTCTGTTGAGTATGCAGATAAAGTGATTAACTCAGGTAAATATGTCCTGTTGGGCCGTGAGCAATTTATGAAATACAATACCTTTAGACCTGAAGATAACAAGGAGACCATCTTTGCGGTGAAACGTGTTGCGTCTGAGTTCTCGGGCGATGATCATTATTATGGTATCGGTGGTATGTATTCGAATATTGGTGGTATGGGCTGGGGTGAGATGTATTCCAGTGCCAAGTACATTGATTTATTGAATGAAACTGGTCGCAATGACTGGAGACCTGATCATTATACGATTGTCGACGCACGTGCAGCATTTATTGAACCTACTTATTCAAAAGATGATGCGGGAAAATACACAACTGTTTTTCGGTTTATTAAACAGGATGTACCCAAAAAAGCAGGCGATCCGGTTACACTAAGCTATGTGCAGGCTCCTGCTACTATAAACGGGAATACCGTGACTTGTAAAGATGGTGATAATGTCTATACATTAACTGCTGTCAATGCTGCGCAACAAACCTATAAAATTGCCTATGCAGATGGTAAAACATATACAGGTATGATTGATTACTATATTTCCTTAAACCGTGCTTATCCACAGTTTTATATTGTGAAATGCTCACGTGAAGGCGAGGAGTCTCAACTGCACTCCCCTGTCATCAGCCGCTTGGGTGAAATTTATCTAAACCGCGCAGAGGCTAATGCAAAATTAGGTAATTATGGTGCAGCGCTAAATGACTTAAATACCATCAGAAATCGTTCTATTGTCAATGGCGGATATACTTCAATTGATGCGGCCAGTGCAAGCAAGCTGATTGACAAAGAGCGTCAGTTGGAATTGGCCTATCAGGCTGAACGCAGCTACGATGTATTCCGTAATGGAGACCCGTTAAACCGTACATATCCGGGGCCACAAAAACAATTTGAAGATATTCTACCGACAGATTTTAGAGTAACTTATTTTATTCCTCAGGATGCGATCAATTCATATCCGGGCAAATTGACTCAGAATCCAACGTCTAACTAGGCGAATATTGATAATTTAAACCGCATAAATGGCTTTACTTCACGGTAAAGCCATTTTTGTTTTTGTGTCTCGATAATCCCTTTCGAATCCGTATCTTTGTTCCCTTAAGTATATTTTTAGCATAAAAGTGCCATCTGCTGCGATAGTGGGTGGATCAAATAAAATAAATATGGCAAATATTGTTGCAATTGTTGGTCGTCCAAACGTTGGTAAATCTACCTTATTCAATCGTCTTACAGAAAGTAGAAAAGCGATTGTTGATGACTTTAGCGGGGTGACGCGCGACCGTCATTATGAAACAGCCGAGTGGATCGGAAAGAAATTTACAGTAATTGATACAGGTGGTTTTGTACATGGTTCGGATGATGTCTTTGAAGAGGCAATCCGTGATCAGGTCTATATCGCTATTGAAGAAGCATCGGTCGTGATCTTTATGGTGGATGTCACTACGGGCATTACCGACTTGGATGACGAAATCGCTGATATTCTGAGAAGAAGCTCCAAACCTGTTTATGTGGTAGCGAATAAAGTCGATCACGCAAAATTGCACCATGAATCAGCAGAGTTTTATGCTTTTGGTTTAGGTGAGGTCTTCAATATTTCGTCGGCTACAGGATCGGGTACAGGAGAACTGTTGGATGCTGTCGTCTCTCATTTTGAAGTGGAAGAGGAAGAAGAAGAATCCTTACCAAAATATACCATCGTGGGCCGCCCGAATGTGGGTAAATCCTCTTTGACAAATGCCTTGATCGGCAAAGATCGCAATATTGTAACGCCAATGGCAGGGACAACACGTGATTCAATCCGTATCCATTACAATCAATATGGCCACAACTTTTTATTGATTGATACAGCAGGTCTTCGTCGCAAATCCAAAGTAAATGAAGATATCGAGTTTTATTCGGTCATGCGTACCATTAAAGCGTTGGAAGATTCTGATGTGACGATTTTAATGCTTGATGCGCAAGATGGGTTAGAGGCGCAGGACGTTAATATTTTCAACTTGGCAGAGAAAAACCGCAAAGGTATCGTGGTCGTTGTCAACAAATGGGATTTGATCGAAAAAGATAATAAGACCATGAAGGCGTTCGAAGACCGCATCAAAGAAAAAATAGCGCCGTTTACTGATGTGCCTATTATCTTCACTTCCGTAACCGAAAAACAACGTGTTCTTAAGGTGTTAGAGGTGGCTGATAAGGTATATGCTAACAAAACCAAGAAAATCCCAACGTCCAAGCTGAATGAAGTGATGCTGGATATTATTGAAAACTATCCACCACCATCCTTAAAAGGCAAATACATCAAAATTAAATATGTTACACAATTGCCAGGAAGAACACCCATGTTTGCGTTCTTCTGTA
The genomic region above belongs to Sphingobacterium zeae and contains:
- a CDS encoding SusC/RagA family TonB-linked outer membrane protein, with product MISKILENHKLSLLSIALLLSSSHNLANANDLPVAGQNVLLHGAVYQQKVNGKVQSTDGPLAGATISVKGSGKSTSAGADGRFTIDAKNGDVLVITSVGYKAQEVIVTGPVVNINMESNSEALQEVVIVGYGTQQKKESLTGALQAVKGNKLRDVTTPSVENMLNGKAAGVYVAPGAGKPGSNGGVVIRGQATLSGTTSPLWVIDGVIVGSSPGDINPDDIESLTILKDAASTSIYGSQGANGVVVVTTKNPSASKTSISFSTKMGINQLSNGHMEMMDGAELYDYFASFSNPADIKFPRWNSDLRNSNFEWWKLATKTGFVQNHNLSIQGGNDKLQSYLSLGYYNEAGAVKGYDYDRYNFRLRTNYKPFDWLTIKPSIAGSRRAVDDRQYDVNAMYGNLPWDSPYDANGNLVPHRYSGWVNNASTNYLYDLQWNHSANTNYEFMGNLDFDVKLTDWLTFSSVNNYRYNTYSDSGYQDPRSNSGESVIGRVTDYRMEFARRYTNQILRFNKTWDKHSLNGLAAYEFNDYWTKTLDAYGTGIVNGFEVLDVVAKPERTKGGISEWAVQSFLSNANYAYDNKYLAQVSFRRDGASNFGTNAKYGNFFSVSGGWNINKEEWFKADWVDNLKLRAAYGSVGNRPSSLYPQYSLYSVSASSSYNGIPGALISQIGNKDLTWEKTYTTGFGVDASLFKNRLRFNVDYYDKKTDNVLYQVPISGLTGVTSIWKNIGKMQNRGIELTIGGDIVRNDNVHWSLDVNLSHNMNKLTELFATKDANGNLVSKPIIAGDGSGIAGSAQRLLQPGFPVDTYYLKEWAGVNVDNGLPMWYRYETDANGNETRTTTSNYSNATFRNVGKGNPDLFGGFSTALSYKQFDLNAVFGFSLGGKLYNYSRQEFDSDGTYTDRNQMKLQDGWSRWEKPGDVATHPIARYDNQDKGNSPSTRFLESNNFLKMRSLTLGYNFDLKKYNIKNLRVFLAGENLFTITNYSGVDPELPLTEPDGKGGGGQMIRSTGVSVYPMVRKYMFGASVTF
- a CDS encoding RagB/SusD family nutrient uptake outer membrane protein → MKKILIGLLIASAVSSCDIDRLPYTSMDEENIVSNPDAMVTGTYAQLKAWSDPMHRLGEYAGDNMMIRGSSTDAFYEFISYARTPNNYRLQNFWDSGYKAIAQSSNVIKMFAEGQSPEMDNKIGECYYIRGMMYFYLCRAFGKPYYQSPETNLGVPIVNGTPEDVFNDLNLPDRASVKDTYAQAISDLKKAEALMTLDKGAAYASKGAAQAMLSRIYLYMSGTYKNPNAEYARLSVEYADKVINSGKYVLLGREQFMKYNTFRPEDNKETIFAVKRVASEFSGDDHYYGIGGMYSNIGGMGWGEMYSSAKYIDLLNETGRNDWRPDHYTIVDARAAFIEPTYSKDDAGKYTTVFRFIKQDVPKKAGDPVTLSYVQAPATINGNTVTCKDGDNVYTLTAVNAAQQTYKIAYADGKTYTGMIDYYISLNRAYPQFYIVKCSREGEESQLHSPVISRLGEIYLNRAEANAKLGNYGAALNDLNTIRNRSIVNGGYTSIDAASASKLIDKERQLELAYQAERSYDVFRNGDPLNRTYPGPQKQFEDILPTDFRVTYFIPQDAINSYPGKLTQNPTSN
- the der gene encoding ribosome biogenesis GTPase Der codes for the protein MANIVAIVGRPNVGKSTLFNRLTESRKAIVDDFSGVTRDRHYETAEWIGKKFTVIDTGGFVHGSDDVFEEAIRDQVYIAIEEASVVIFMVDVTTGITDLDDEIADILRRSSKPVYVVANKVDHAKLHHESAEFYAFGLGEVFNISSATGSGTGELLDAVVSHFEVEEEEEESLPKYTIVGRPNVGKSSLTNALIGKDRNIVTPMAGTTRDSIRIHYNQYGHNFLLIDTAGLRRKSKVNEDIEFYSVMRTIKALEDSDVTILMLDAQDGLEAQDVNIFNLAEKNRKGIVVVVNKWDLIEKDNKTMKAFEDRIKEKIAPFTDVPIIFTSVTEKQRVLKVLEVADKVYANKTKKIPTSKLNEVMLDIIENYPPPSLKGKYIKIKYVTQLPGRTPMFAFFCNLPQYIKDPYKRFVENKLRDNFDFTGVPIQIYFRQK